ACTTCCTGTCTTTTCAAAGAGTTTTTGAAACAGCTGGGGCTTTGTATTTAAACTTGCAGAAGAGAAAAAAAGGATTAAGATTTTATTTGAGAGGTTGGGATGAATAGAAATTCGAAAAAAACGTTGGGATCTGTGGTAACGGTTTTTATCCTTTTGGCAAACTTCGGTTGTCGAAAGCCAGACTATGAGGCAATGGCAATGGATATCACCAAAGAAGCCAAAACCAATTTGGTCCAAAAATTAACGAATGCGCTTGCCGAGGGTGGCACCAAACAGGCCATCCCATTTTGCAAACAAAATGTTATGGCTTTTACCAGTAACTTAGGTTCGAAAAAAGGGGTTCTTCTTCGTCGAATCTCTGATAAACCAAGGAACCCTATGAATCTTGTTACAGACGAAGAAAAAAAAATATTTTTAGAGATCAGTGGAAACCCCACAAAGGAAGGTGAGTATCCAGTAAAAACGGTAACAGCGGATCATACGGTCACCGTTTATGTTCCGATTCCTACTGTTGGTTTGTGTCTACAGTGTCACGGGGAGCCAAATGTAGACATCAAAAAAGAGACCTTAGATGTTTTACAAAAAGAATATCCTGGTGATCTTGCACGTGGGTACAAGGTAGGAAATTTACGAGGACTATTTTCCGTGCAGTTTACCAGGTAAAGTTACTATCGCAAAAAAGTAACAATGAATCCAATTACATTAATTTCAGGCAAACAGGAGTTATGTGAACTTGTTTTAGAATATGGTTTACATGGGTTTTTGGTATGGGATACATCCATTGGAGTGGTGTATCCAAGTCCTGTGGCCTCCAAGTCTATGGGACTTCCCCGCGAACAGTCTTTTCCTGTAGAATGTATTCTGACTCATTCAGGTGTTTTATTAGATACTGCTTTCACAAATAAACAATCTCTCATTGGTCGAATTTGTTTTGATCCAAGTAATAGTGCAGGTTTTCCCTATCGTTTTCATTCCAAAGAATTTATGGAAGCTGGGAAAAAGTTTATTCTTCTTGCTTTGGACACAACGATCGATGGTTCAATAAGTCAAGATCCGCATATCATTCAATCAACTGAGTTTTCAAGGGATTTGTTCTCCTCTTCTTTTCGTAATTCCAGTATTGGTATGGAAATTGAAAATCCGCATGGAGAAGTGATTGAGGTAAATTCAACTTTTTGCCAATGGCTTGGATATACGGACAAAGAATTAAAAACAAAATCAATTTCTGATATAACGCATCCAGAGGATTTAGATTTAGAACTTTCTTATTTAGAAAAACTAAGTCGTGGTTTGATTCAGAATTTTCAGATTAAAAAACGTTACATTACAAAAGACAACCGATTGATTTGGGCAGTGTTGAATAAATCGATCATTCGCGATTATTTAGGAAATCCTGTTTATTACCTCTCCCAAATATTAGATATTTCTGAATCCTTACAAGCAGAGATGGAGTTACAAAATATTTCTAGGTTACTCGACCAAGTTGCAGGTCTTGCAAAAATTGGAGGTTGGGATTTAGACTTAAGGACGAATAAGGCAAATTGGACAAACGTAACAAAACAAATTCATGAGGTAGATGAAAATTATATTCCGAGTGTGGGTGAAGGTCTTCAGTTTTTTCAGTCAGAAGAAAGTAAACAAAAGATATCAGATGCAGTTTCCTTACTTCTTGCGGAAGGAAAAGAATACGATTTAGAATTGGAAATGGTCACTGCAAAAGGGAACCAAACTTGGATACGAACCATTGGGCGTGCCGAGTATGAAGCCGGAAAAATTGTAAAAATTTACGGGATCATCCAAGATATCAATGAACGTAAAAAATGGGAAATGACATTAGCTGCCCAAACATCGATTTTGTGGTCTTTTGTGGAACATGCACCTGCCGCCGTAGCCATGTTAGACCTAGAGATGCGTTATGTTGCACTCAGTCAAAGGTGGATTGAAGATTATAAAATCCCCCTTTCTAAAGAAGAAATCATTGGAAAAAGTCATTATGAAATTTTTCCAAATATTAGTCAGGAATGGAAAGAGATCCACTCTAGAGGTTTACGTGGAGAAGTTTTAAAAAGAGATGAGGATGTATGGAGGCCACCTGGTTGGGATAAAGACCAGGTGATCCAATGGGAAATTCGTCCTTGGAGTAAACTTGGTGGTGGAGTTGGTGGGATATTAATGTTTACGCGAGATATTACCGAAGCGTATGAAACCAAACTAGAGTTAAAAGCTGCTAAAGAATTTGCAGAAAAAGCATATAGTGCCAAATCAGAATTTTTGGCAAATATGAGTCATGAAATTCGAACACCTCTCAACGGAATCATTGGTTACTCCGATTTACTTGCAGAGACATTGGAAGATTCTTCTTATAATGAATATGCACAAATTGTAAAACAATCGGCGCATGCCTTATTAAATATTGTTAACGATGTTTTGGATTTTTCCAAAGCAGAAGCAGGTAAGTTAAAACTAGCAGAAGAACCCTATAATTTGAAAAAATTAGTTTTAGAGGCAATCAAAATTATGAATATCCAAGCCCTCATTAAGGGACTTGATATTCATTTTCATATTGATGAAAATATTCCGCCACTTCTCATGTTTGATGCGAATCGATTAAGGCAGATTCTTTTAAACTTACTCGGGAACGCCATCAAGTTTACAGAAACAGGTTTTGTTGAATGTAAAGTAACAAATCTAGAAAATTCAGATACTAAATCTGTAAAACTTAGAATCTCTATTCGGGACACAGGAATCGGAATCGCGAAAGAAAGCCAGGAAAAGATTTTTGATTCTTTTACTCAAGAAGATTTCTCCACCACACGTCGGTTTGGTGGTACTGGTCTTGGGTTAGCAATTTGTAAACAATTACTTGCGCTGATGAAGTCTGATTTGCACTTAAAAAGTGAATTAAATCAGGGTAGTGAGTTCTATTTCGATATAATTTTACGAATTCCTGAATTTGATCCGCAACTAAAACCAACAGAATCACAAAAAAATGATTTGCAACTAAGTGGAAATCATTCGAACGAAATGGATGGAAATTCAAAAATCTTAGTGGTGGAAGATAATCCCGTGAATTTGGGACTTATGCGAAATTTTATCAAAAGAATTTTTCCTGAGGTGAAAATTTTAGAGGCGCAAAACGGCGAAGAAGCCATTCAAGTTTTTTTAGAAGAATCTCCATCGCTCATCCTTATGGACATCCAGATGCCCGTGATGAATGGATATGATGCAACCAAAGAAATTAGAAAACTCCCAAATGGTAAAAATATACCAATCATTGCGGTGACCGCAGGGATCATTGCCGGGGAAAAAGAAAAATGTTTTCAATTGGGAATGGATGATTACGTCAGTAAACCCGTTCATAAAGAAACACTAAAACAAACCCTCTTAAAATGGTTATGAACTTTAATAACCTTTTTTTTCGAAAAATGGAAGATAAAACAAAAACACCAGGACAGAAGTTTCCTTTGTTCAGTTTATGAAACAACGACTAAAATCAGTTTTGTCGATTTGCTAAATTACGACAAAGAAATGACACAACTTGCTTTGTGGACACTTTAGGACACCGTGTTTTCCTTTGTTTTGACCCTTAATGTTCAGAAATTCCGTTCCAAAAAACAAAATCTGTTGTTTTTCCAATGTTCCATTAAAAACTGACTAGTTAGTCAACATTTTTGTTTTTAGATACACTTTTTGGGAAGTAGCGAATGCAGAACATTGCAAAATTCATTACCGATAAAACTCTTATCGTTCAGTTCATTTTAGTCCTACTCGTTTTGATTGGACTTTCCCGTTTACTTTCAATGCATAGGGAAGCATTCCCGAATGTGGCTCTAGATAAAATTGTCATCGAAGCACCATTACCGGGAGCCACTCCTGAAGAGATTGAACGATTGGTTGCGATTCCCATTGAAAAGAAATTACGTGCTGTCGCAAAGATTGATAAAATCAGAAGTTATAACTTAGAAAATGTTAGTGTGATTATGATCTTCATTGTAGAAGGGACAAAAAACACAAAAAAAGTTTTGGATGATGTGAAAGACGCCGTAGATTCTGTGCGGCTTCCCGATAACGCACAAAAACCTAAGGTGCGAGAAATTACCACTGAAAAACAGGAAGTTATCAGCCTTTCACTTACTTTAAAAGATAACTCCAAAGATTCAATCGCCGATTACCGCGTGTTACGTGATACAGCCAAGGCTTTTGAGGATAGATTTTTCCAGGTAAAAGAAATCGCCGAAATTGAAAAAATTGGATATCGGAACCGTGAGTTCCTTGTAGAAGTAGATCCAAAAGTTTTAAACGCAAAAGAAGTTGGTTTGAATACGGTTCTGAATGCCTTGGGTTCACGGAATATAAACATTCCTTCTGGAAGACTTAAAGTGAATGGAACCGAATATCTTTTGCGTACCCGAGGGGATTTTGAAGAAGCGAAAGATATGTTATCTGTTCCGATTCTTGGAAATGAATTTGGTTTTGCTACCGTTTTAAAAGATATTGCTAAAGTCGTAGATGGTTTTGAAGAAGAAAAAACTTATGAAAAACTAAATGGAAAACACAGTATTATTTTGAGGGTTTGGAAAACAGACCAAGCGGATATCATTACCACTGCCGATACAGTGAAAACTTTAGTAACTTCGATGCAGGGAAACTTCCCAGATGTAGATATTCAAATCTATGATGACAAAAGTAAGGACGTTCGTCGCCAACTTGGAGACTTAATTTTAAATTTTGAGACAGGTCTTGTTCTCGTACTTTTATCACTGATTTTTATATTAGGAATGAGATTAAGTTTAATGATTAGCGTTGCGATCATATTTATTTTTCTCATAGCATTTATCTTTTTGAAGCAGTTTGGTTTTACGATCAATACGATTACGATTTTTGGAATGGTAATGGTTTTAGGTATGATGGTAGACAATTCCATTGTTGTAGCTGAAAACACATACCGGCTCATGCAGGAAGGAAAGGAAAGGCGAGAGGCCATCTTACAAACATTTAAAGACGTACTCGTGCCTCTTTTAGTATCGTTTTTAGTCATTTCTGCTGCTTTTTTCCCACTTTTGTTTATGAGTGGGGTGATCGGAAAGTTTATTTTAGGAATTCCAGCCGTTGTTCTTGTAACGCTTGCTAGTTCTCTACTTTTTGCTCTAGTGTTTTTACCAAATTGGCTGAATTTATTTTTGCCGAAATCATTTCAAGGAGCCATCAAAAAGAACGAATCAATCGAAGAGAAGGAAGGGGCATTTGGATATGTCATTTCTGCTTACAAACGAACTATGGGTTTTGCTCTAAAACATAGAGTTTTTGTTCTCGCTATTTTTACTTTTATCTTTTTCTTCACTTTGTTCCTTGCGGGAAGATTTTTACCTTTTGTGATGTTTCCGTCTGGTAGCGAAGAAGATATCGAAGTTAAAATTTGGATGCCAATCGGAACCACACTTCAGAAAAACCTTGATATCATTGAAAAAATGGAACCTGTGATTACTACAATGGCAGGTAAAGATTTTGTGCATCTTCGTAGTCGAATTGGAATTCATGAAAATCCGATTACAGATCCAAAACCTGGACAAGAGGTTCATAGATCTCACCTAACAATGAAACTAGTCACTGCTGCAGATAGGAAAGAATGGGAAGATGCAAGGGCTCTTGTAAAAAAAATTCGCGATTATATTGAAGAAAACAAAGTATCGGGAAACTTCCCTAAAGACATGATTTATGATGTGAATGCCAAAATCAAAGGACCACCCGTTGGAAAACCTGTGAGTTTGGAGATTCGCGGTGCTGAGTTTGGTGTCATTCAGGAGATTGCAGATCTTTATACCAAAGAACTTAAAAAAATGGAAGGCGTTTCTGACATTCGGATCGACCTGGAACTTGGAAAAGAAGAATACCGATTCTTTGTTAAAGATGAAATTGCTGGTAGAACCGATGTAAGTGCAAGAGATATTGCAAGATCGGTTCGCACTGCCTTTAACGGTGAAGTTGCCTCCACGATTAGTAAAGGGGAAGATAAAATTAATATTTTAGTGAGGTTCCCTGAAAAAGAAAGACAGTCTGTTTCTAGTTTGAATTTAGTAAAAGTGGAAAACAGAAACAGAAGGTTGATTCCTTTAAACCAAGTGGCGTATTTTGAAAAGGATCGCGATTATTCGATGATCAACAGGCAAGATTTACAACGTGTCGTTCGTTTGGAAGCTTCTGTTGATACAGATAAAACGACTTCACTTTTTGTGAACCGACAACTAAAGAATCTTGTGAATATAGATAAATATACTGCGAAATCTTATTCGGTGATTTTTGGTGGGGAACAAGAAGATGCGGGTAAGTCATTTCGTGATTTAGGAATTTCCATGTTACTTGCAGTGGCTGTAATTTTTGGAATTTTTATCGTGTATTTTAATTCCATAGGAACAACGACAGTGATCATCGGTTCCATTCCTTTTGGAATTGTGGGAGTTCTTTTTGCTCTTATGACACATGGAATGCCACTTAGTTTTATGAGTACTTTAGCCATTGTCGCACTCAGTGGATCGATTGTTGCCAACACTCTTATTCTCATTACCTTCATCGAAGAACTTAGGTTACAAGGAATGTCGATTGAAGATGCGATCATCAATGGTGGAGCCATTCGTTTGCGTCCCATTTTTTTAACTACCATTAGTACAGTGATTGGTCTTGTTCCAAGTGCTTACGGAATTCCGACTTTGGATCCATTTGTCCAACCGTTATCACTTGCTTTTGGGTGGGGATTGTTTTTTGCCACAGGTGTGACTTTGATTTTTGTTCCGGTGTTGTACAGAATCAAAGAGGATTTTAAACATATTTTTTCTAAGATTTCTTTTGCTAAGTTTGTAAGAAAAGTTTAGAATCTGATTGGTAAGAGAAAATGACTTAGAGAACTAGTCCCTTGTTTCTTTTCTTTGGTGAGAAGAAAAGGGGACTAGTACAATAGAATTTATTTTTCTTTATCTTCCGAAAGAGCTTGGTCTGCCTTCTCATAATGTTCGGTCTTTAGTTGAGATTTGATGAGTAAAAGGGTACTTGCAATCACTCCTGCATCGTCCGTATAACCTAAAGCCAAAATGATATCGGGAATGGCATCCACTGGGGAAATAAAATATAACAAAGCGAAGGCTATGGATGCTTTGGCTGTGAGTGAAGTTTTTTCATCCAACAAACAATAATACATGGCGATCACATCCCTTACAAAGGGAATCTTTTTTCCTGTGTCTTTCACCTTTTTCCAAAAATTGGCTTTGATGAATTGTAGTTTTTGATTTTCGTCCATAAATTCCATTTATGATATCGGCTTCTCGTTTGTGAAGGAAATTCGGTAATGAAAAAAATTCAAAAAAGAAGGAAGCTTCGAAACGAAAAAAATCTTTCCATTTGATTTCGGTTCCATGGAAATTTTTGCAAGAGGGATACGGAGGGCATTGGTCTGCCTTTTAGGCAGACGGGAGCGAACGCGAACCCCGAAGTAGCCCGGCCCCCGCTTGGAAGATTTTTTATTTAGTCAAAGGCTATGAAAGGTTTTCTTACGAAATGAATCGGGGACTTGCCCAGAATTCAGAAAAATAGGGTAGAAAAATAATTTTCCAAACAAGGTCATTCAAAGAAAGTGGTGAGGTAGAAATTATATTTTTTGCAAATGAAAACAAGCGAGGTAAGTCATGTCCCGTCCTTTTAAAGTATTAGGAATCCAACAAGTTGCCATTGGTGGTGAGTCAAAAGAAAAATTATCCAAGTTTTGGGTAGATGTTATGGGACTTACGAAAGTTTCAGATTACAAAAGTGAAAAAGAAAATGTGGATGAGGACATTTTGTCAATGGGGAATGGTCCATTTAAAGTAGAGATTGATCTGATGCAACCCATTGATCCAAACAAAAGCCCTAAAGTACATGATCCAAAACTCAATCATATTGGTTTGTGGATTGATAAATTGGAAGAATGTGTAGAATATCTCACCAAACAAGGTGTTAGGTTTACTCCTGGTGGAATTCGTAAAGGTGCTGCAGGATATAATGTTTGTTTTATTCATCCCAAAGGAAATGAAGAGTTTCCACTTTGTAGTGAAGGGGTTCTTGTGGAACTTGTACAAGCACCGGATGATGTGATTAAAGCTCTCAGTTAATTATCGAAAAGGTAACAATCGATCGGTGAAATACCCGATCGATTTTGCATATTGAATGTAAGAAGTTTCCACTTCTATCGGAAGGGAATCTGTCCTAGAAAAAAGCCAAAGGAAATTGGGATCGGGGCCTCCGATCAGTGCGGTTTGGTATCCATTGCGGTCAATTTTCAAAATCAAATAATCACCAAAAAAGAAGGGGTAAAAAAAACTTACCTTAAGTTTTCCCACCTTGGGATTGGGTAGGAGTGCCTTGCCAACGAGTACATTTGTTTCACCCGTTTCTGTGGTCCCTTGGTTTGTTACACGGATCGAACCATCTTCTAACAGGCTGTAGTCTGCTGTGACTTGTTTGAGCCCTTTTTGAAAACTGGTATCAATGCGTTTGATTTCTTTCCATGTTCCTAAAAACCGGCTCCAATCGATATCTTTTTCGGCATAAGAATCAAAGTCAGAAGTAGAAAGATAAGTGAGTACACCGATGGTTAAAAAAGGATAGAGGGGATTTTCTTCCAAAGAATTTTTTTTGTCTTTGGGGATAGAGAAGTTTGTACAACCAGATACGAGGAGAATGGAAAGAGATCCCTGTATGATAAACTTTAATAAATCGGATCGGTAAACCATCTCTCTTTAGAGAGAGTTGGTTTACGAAATGAGGGTTAAAAATTTTATTTTAAGGAATTTTTTTCATGGGTCCATTTCCAATAAAAATAGGCCACAAGTGCTAAACTCGTTGTGATGATAAACTGTGTGAGATGGACCACTGTTGCATATACAAGTCCTTCGCCGGGATCTCGTCCAAGGATGATAAATCCAGAAATAATGGCCGCATGGAAAACTCCAATTCCAGAGGGGGCTGAAGGAATGGCGACACCCATTCCCCCCAGGAACATAAAAAGGAGAGCCTCTGGAAATTTAAGAGGCATGTCTATGAGTAAACCCGCAAGGGAATAGGAGATGGCATAACCCAAAACCCAAGTGGGAATGGAGTAGAGGACGGGTTTTAATAATTTGTCACCTTTTAAAAAGGATGAGAACTCCACTAAATGATGGTCTAACTTTTCTTCGTATAAACCATGTTTGCCGATGATTCCAAATATTTTTTTTGCCAATTGGCGTAATGGTTCTAAAAAATAACGAACTAAAACTAGGCCCACAATCATTCCTAAAATGACTAACGTGGAGATCAGTAAAAGACTTAAGTTTTTGGATTGCCCAAGTCCCATATAAAAAAGGGCAGCGGCTCCAATCACCACAACAGAACCCAAATCCATAACCTTCTCTAAAAAGATTCGGCTAAATAAATGCGTGAGTGGAAGTTCTGTATCTCGTTTGTTCATAATGAGTCGAACAAGATCTCCTCCTCTGGCAGGAAGCACCATATTGAGTCCCACACCGATGATGGCTGTGGTAAAGGCTTGCGAGAAACTAATTTTTTTCTCTAATAAATAATACCAACGAATGGAGAAGGGAACAAAGGCCCATAAATTGGAAAGAAAGAGCAGTGGAAAAATCCACCAATTGATTTTTCCTTCCAATCGTTCAAATTCGGTTAGGTCAAAGTTTTTTGAAAGGAAATAAACCGCGATGCCTGAAACTAAGATTCCAAATATTAATTTTCTCATTCTGTCCTTTTTAACCTGGTGGCCATTTTAGGTGACGACCACCTAGCAAGTGAAAGTGGATATGGTTGACTGTTTGGCCACCAAAATTTCCACAATTGTTTACCAATCGATATCCTTTTTCCGAAATTCCATTTTGTTCCGCAATTTTGGGAATGGTTTGAAATATTTCTGTAAGTATTTTGGGATCTAATTCTCCAATTTGATTCATACTTGTGATATGCATTTTGGGAATGATTAAAACATGGAACGGAGCTTGTGGAGTAATATCATGAAATATTAATATGTTTTCCGATTCGTACTCTTTTTTACTTTGGATTTCTCCACTGGCAATTTTACAAAAAAGACAATTTTCCATACTATACTTTCTCCTTTGAGAACACGAGAGATGCGGCACCTAAGGCTCCAGACAAACTTCCTCCCGCACCAATTTTTAATCTTTCATTTAATACAGGAAAGATGGAGGATCTGATTTCGGTTTCTAGTAATTTTCCGAATAGATCGTAAGATTTTGTAATTCCACCAACAAAGACCACCGCTTCTGGATTGAGTAAATGCACGGCATTTCTTACAGCATGGGCGAGGGCCAAGGTTCCAAAATGCAAAATTTCTTTGGCGATGGGATCTTCTTTTCTGACCAATTGAAAAAATTCCTCAGCATTCGCCAGGGACTTACCTGATTTTTCTAAATACCTACCAAAAAATCCTTTGGTAGAAAAATAACTTTCCACGCAGCCCTGAACCCCACATCCGCAAAGGGCTCCCCCAATGACAGAGGTAGTATGACCTATTTCAATTCCATTTCCCAAATATCCAGAATACAAAATGCCTCTGTTGACGAATCCACCACCCACACCGGTTCCTAAGGTCAGGATGAGTTGCGATTCTGTATTTTTATAATCCCCGAAGTAGGCTTCGCCTAAGGCCGCACAGTTGGCATCGTTTTCATACCAAACGGGAAGAGAGAATTCTTTTCTGAGTGATTCGGTTATGGGTAGGTTTTTTAAACCTTGCATATTGGCACTTGCGATCAAAACCCCTCGTTCATTGTCTAAGGGACCGGGCGAACCTACACCAATTCCTATTCCTTCTTTTGCCAGAGGACGGATGGTATCTTTTAAGATTTTTAAAAAACTTTCATTGTCTAAATGAATGGGTGTGGGAGAAATTTCTGTTTTTTGTTCCTTTCCTGTTTCATCGAAGAGGCTCGCACGAATGCTTCCCCCGCCGATATCCACTCCAATGGCTTTTCGCAAACTCATTCTCCTTTAATGACCTGCGAAAACTTTCCATTTTTCATTTCGTAAACCGTTTGAGCATCAAATGCTAACTTCATATCATGTGTGACAAGGATGATGGAATGATTTCGTTTGTTGTATTCTGCAAGCAGGAGTTGGACAAGATAACTGTTTTCAGGATCCAAATCTCCTGAGGGTTCATCAGCAAAAAGAATCGCCGGATCATTGATGAGGGAACGGGCAATAGCTGCCTTCTGGATCTGTCCCCCAGACAAGGTTCGGGGAATGGAATTCTGAATGTCACCTAACTTTAAATGTTCGATCAAATAATCGCATTTACGAATATAGTCTGCACTAGAAAACTTACGAGTGAATAGTCCCGGTAAAAGAATGTTTTCTCTGATGGTAAGATTTCCTACCAGTTCAGAGAACTGAAAAACAAGTCCAAGATCACGTGCTCGAATTTCTGCCAGGTTTTGTTTGGAAATTTGAGAAAGTTTGATTTGGTCATAAAGAATGTCACCTTCTGTGGGGGATAACATTCCCGTTAACATCGATAACAAAGTGGTTTTACCCGATCCAGAAGGTCCAATGATGGCCACATAGTCACCTTGGTTCACATCGAAACTGACTGAACTTACGGCTTCGTCTTTGCCGAATCGTTTGGTTAAGTTGTGGACACGGAGTAACATTATTTCTGTCTCCGGATCGATTTGTAAGGATCGATATAGGAACTAATTCCAATTGTGGGAACTGAAACTAAAAATCCAAGGGCAATAAAAAGAACCAAACATGTGAAAATGGATTTGATTTCGTTG
This genomic window from Leptospira bandrabouensis contains:
- a CDS encoding Tll0287-like domain-containing protein, whose translation is MNRNSKKTLGSVVTVFILLANFGCRKPDYEAMAMDITKEAKTNLVQKLTNALAEGGTKQAIPFCKQNVMAFTSNLGSKKGVLLRRISDKPRNPMNLVTDEEKKIFLEISGNPTKEGEYPVKTVTADHTVTVYVPIPTVGLCLQCHGEPNVDIKKETLDVLQKEYPGDLARGYKVGNLRGLFSVQFTR
- a CDS encoding PAS domain S-box protein; translated protein: MNPITLISGKQELCELVLEYGLHGFLVWDTSIGVVYPSPVASKSMGLPREQSFPVECILTHSGVLLDTAFTNKQSLIGRICFDPSNSAGFPYRFHSKEFMEAGKKFILLALDTTIDGSISQDPHIIQSTEFSRDLFSSSFRNSSIGMEIENPHGEVIEVNSTFCQWLGYTDKELKTKSISDITHPEDLDLELSYLEKLSRGLIQNFQIKKRYITKDNRLIWAVLNKSIIRDYLGNPVYYLSQILDISESLQAEMELQNISRLLDQVAGLAKIGGWDLDLRTNKANWTNVTKQIHEVDENYIPSVGEGLQFFQSEESKQKISDAVSLLLAEGKEYDLELEMVTAKGNQTWIRTIGRAEYEAGKIVKIYGIIQDINERKKWEMTLAAQTSILWSFVEHAPAAVAMLDLEMRYVALSQRWIEDYKIPLSKEEIIGKSHYEIFPNISQEWKEIHSRGLRGEVLKRDEDVWRPPGWDKDQVIQWEIRPWSKLGGGVGGILMFTRDITEAYETKLELKAAKEFAEKAYSAKSEFLANMSHEIRTPLNGIIGYSDLLAETLEDSSYNEYAQIVKQSAHALLNIVNDVLDFSKAEAGKLKLAEEPYNLKKLVLEAIKIMNIQALIKGLDIHFHIDENIPPLLMFDANRLRQILLNLLGNAIKFTETGFVECKVTNLENSDTKSVKLRISIRDTGIGIAKESQEKIFDSFTQEDFSTTRRFGGTGLGLAICKQLLALMKSDLHLKSELNQGSEFYFDIILRIPEFDPQLKPTESQKNDLQLSGNHSNEMDGNSKILVVEDNPVNLGLMRNFIKRIFPEVKILEAQNGEEAIQVFLEESPSLILMDIQMPVMNGYDATKEIRKLPNGKNIPIIAVTAGIIAGEKEKCFQLGMDDYVSKPVHKETLKQTLLKWL
- a CDS encoding efflux RND transporter permease subunit, with the protein product MQNIAKFITDKTLIVQFILVLLVLIGLSRLLSMHREAFPNVALDKIVIEAPLPGATPEEIERLVAIPIEKKLRAVAKIDKIRSYNLENVSVIMIFIVEGTKNTKKVLDDVKDAVDSVRLPDNAQKPKVREITTEKQEVISLSLTLKDNSKDSIADYRVLRDTAKAFEDRFFQVKEIAEIEKIGYRNREFLVEVDPKVLNAKEVGLNTVLNALGSRNINIPSGRLKVNGTEYLLRTRGDFEEAKDMLSVPILGNEFGFATVLKDIAKVVDGFEEEKTYEKLNGKHSIILRVWKTDQADIITTADTVKTLVTSMQGNFPDVDIQIYDDKSKDVRRQLGDLILNFETGLVLVLLSLIFILGMRLSLMISVAIIFIFLIAFIFLKQFGFTINTITIFGMVMVLGMMVDNSIVVAENTYRLMQEGKERREAILQTFKDVLVPLLVSFLVISAAFFPLLFMSGVIGKFILGIPAVVLVTLASSLLFALVFLPNWLNLFLPKSFQGAIKKNESIEEKEGAFGYVISAYKRTMGFALKHRVFVLAIFTFIFFFTLFLAGRFLPFVMFPSGSEEDIEVKIWMPIGTTLQKNLDIIEKMEPVITTMAGKDFVHLRSRIGIHENPITDPKPGQEVHRSHLTMKLVTAADRKEWEDARALVKKIRDYIEENKVSGNFPKDMIYDVNAKIKGPPVGKPVSLEIRGAEFGVIQEIADLYTKELKKMEGVSDIRIDLELGKEEYRFFVKDEIAGRTDVSARDIARSVRTAFNGEVASTISKGEDKINILVRFPEKERQSVSSLNLVKVENRNRRLIPLNQVAYFEKDRDYSMINRQDLQRVVRLEASVDTDKTTSLFVNRQLKNLVNIDKYTAKSYSVIFGGEQEDAGKSFRDLGISMLLAVAVIFGIFIVYFNSIGTTTVIIGSIPFGIVGVLFALMTHGMPLSFMSTLAIVALSGSIVANTLILITFIEELRLQGMSIEDAIINGGAIRLRPIFLTTISTVIGLVPSAYGIPTLDPFVQPLSLAFGWGLFFATGVTLIFVPVLYRIKEDFKHIFSKISFAKFVRKV
- a CDS encoding YkvA family protein; its protein translation is MDENQKLQFIKANFWKKVKDTGKKIPFVRDVIAMYYCLLDEKTSLTAKASIAFALLYFISPVDAIPDIILALGYTDDAGVIASTLLLIKSQLKTEHYEKADQALSEDKEK
- a CDS encoding VOC family protein; this translates as MSRPFKVLGIQQVAIGGESKEKLSKFWVDVMGLTKVSDYKSEKENVDEDILSMGNGPFKVEIDLMQPIDPNKSPKVHDPKLNHIGLWIDKLEECVEYLTKQGVRFTPGGIRKGAAGYNVCFIHPKGNEEFPLCSEGVLVELVQAPDDVIKALS
- a CDS encoding lipocalin family protein — encoded protein: MVYRSDLLKFIIQGSLSILLVSGCTNFSIPKDKKNSLEENPLYPFLTIGVLTYLSTSDFDSYAEKDIDWSRFLGTWKEIKRIDTSFQKGLKQVTADYSLLEDGSIRVTNQGTTETGETNVLVGKALLPNPKVGKLKVSFFYPFFFGDYLILKIDRNGYQTALIGGPDPNFLWLFSRTDSLPIEVETSYIQYAKSIGYFTDRLLPFR
- a CDS encoding lysylphosphatidylglycerol synthase transmembrane domain-containing protein, encoding MRKLIFGILVSGIAVYFLSKNFDLTEFERLEGKINWWIFPLLFLSNLWAFVPFSIRWYYLLEKKISFSQAFTTAIIGVGLNMVLPARGGDLVRLIMNKRDTELPLTHLFSRIFLEKVMDLGSVVVIGAAALFYMGLGQSKNLSLLLISTLVILGMIVGLVLVRYFLEPLRQLAKKIFGIIGKHGLYEEKLDHHLVEFSSFLKGDKLLKPVLYSIPTWVLGYAISYSLAGLLIDMPLKFPEALLFMFLGGMGVAIPSAPSGIGVFHAAIISGFIILGRDPGEGLVYATVVHLTQFIITTSLALVAYFYWKWTHEKNSLK
- a CDS encoding histidine triad nucleotide-binding protein, encoding MENCLFCKIASGEIQSKKEYESENILIFHDITPQAPFHVLIIPKMHITSMNQIGELDPKILTEIFQTIPKIAEQNGISEKGYRLVNNCGNFGGQTVNHIHFHLLGGRHLKWPPG
- a CDS encoding ROK family protein, producing MRKAIGVDIGGGSIRASLFDETGKEQKTEISPTPIHLDNESFLKILKDTIRPLAKEGIGIGVGSPGPLDNERGVLIASANMQGLKNLPITESLRKEFSLPVWYENDANCAALGEAYFGDYKNTESQLILTLGTGVGGGFVNRGILYSGYLGNGIEIGHTTSVIGGALCGCGVQGCVESYFSTKGFFGRYLEKSGKSLANAEEFFQLVRKEDPIAKEILHFGTLALAHAVRNAVHLLNPEAVVFVGGITKSYDLFGKLLETEIRSSIFPVLNERLKIGAGGSLSGALGAASLVFSKEKV
- a CDS encoding ABC transporter ATP-binding protein: MLLRVHNLTKRFGKDEAVSSVSFDVNQGDYVAIIGPSGSGKTTLLSMLTGMLSPTEGDILYDQIKLSQISKQNLAEIRARDLGLVFQFSELVGNLTIRENILLPGLFTRKFSSADYIRKCDYLIEHLKLGDIQNSIPRTLSGGQIQKAAIARSLINDPAILFADEPSGDLDPENSYLVQLLLAEYNKRNHSIILVTHDMKLAFDAQTVYEMKNGKFSQVIKGE